ATGAGCTTTCGGAAACAAAAACGTAAACATCGAATTGCATTGTTTTATTTAAATTTCAAATGGTATTTTTGTACACCTTAAAAAGATAAAAGCATGAAGATCTGGCAAAAAAATATTGATGTGGATTCCCTGGTAGAAACATTTACAGTAGGTAACGATCGCGTAATGGACTTGCAGCTGGCGGAAGCCGATGTATTGGGCTCATTAGCACACACACGTATGCTTAATAGTATAGATCTGATGTCAGATGAAGATCTAGCTGTCGTTCAGAAAGAACTTAAAAATATCTACCGTGAAATTCGGGAAGGTAATTTTCAAATTGAGGATTCAGTAGAAGATGTGCATTCTCAGGTAGAAATGCTGCTTACGCAAAGAATAGGTGAGGCCGGAAAAAAAATACATTCAGGAAGATCCCGAAATGATCAGGTTCTGGTAGACCTTAAATTATACTTCCGTTCGGAAATTCAAAGCATAGTGCAGAATACAACGCACTTTTTTGATCAGTTGCTTACGTTGAGTGAACAATACAAACAGGTATTGATTCCGGGCTATACACATTTACAGATTGCTATGCCTTCTTCCTTTGGACTTTGGTTTGGAGCATATGCAGAGAGTCTTGTAGACGATATGGAGCTGATGAAGGCAGCATGGAAGGTGTGTAATAAAAACCCGTTAGGATCTGCGGCCGGATACGGTTCATCTTTTCCATTGAATCGTACACTTACAACGGAGTTGCTGGGGTTTGAGGATCTTAACTATAATGTGGTGTATGCACAGATGGGGCGTGGCAAGACAGAACGTATCCTTGCTCAGGGTATGAGCGCAATTGCAGCAACCCTTGCCAAGTTTGCGATGGATGTAACACTATACATTAATCAAAATTTTGGTTTTATCTCCTTTCCTGCGCATCTGACTACAGGATCCAGTATTATGCCTCATAAGAAAAATCCGGATGTGTTCGAATTGATCCGTTCTCGTTGTAATAAGATACAGGCATTACCCAATGAAATTGCTTTGATGACCACCAATCTCCCGTCCGGGTATCACAGAGATCTGCAATTATTGAAAGAAAATCTTTTCCCGGCTTTTAAATCACTAAATGAATGTCTGGAAATCGCAACTTATATGTTAGCGAATATCTCAGTCAAAGAAAATGTATTGGATGATCCTAAATACGATTATTTATTTTCGGTAGAAGTGGTTAATAATGAGGTGTTAAAAGGTGTTCCATTTAGAGAAGCGTATAAAAATATTGGTTTGGCTATTGAAGAAGGAACTTTTCAACCTTCTAAGGAAGTAAATCATACCCATGAAGGAAGTATAGGTAATCTGTGTAATGACCATATAAGACGGATGTTTGAACAGGTCAAGGCTGATTTTGGTTTTGAAAAAGTGGATAACGCTTTGCAGGCGTTAGTAAAATAAAATCTCGAATAGGAGAATAATACAGAAAGGCTTCAGGAATAAAATTCCTGAAGCCTTTTCTTTTCAGAACCTCAGCTAACCCTTTGCTTGGAAAAGAGAGCGGAAATATATTGATATAAGTTGTATTCTTTATTTTTGAATTGAAAACTTAAAATGAGTTTCTGAAGTAAATACTTCCCCTTTTTTCAGCAAGGTAGTCGGAAATTGCAGTTGATTAGGGCTGTCCGGATAGTGTTGAGTCTCCAGACACAACCCTGCATACGGTAAATACTTGTGTCCGGATTTTCCGATATCATTTCCGGTCATCCAGTTACCGGTATAAAGCTGTACTCCCGGCTCTGTTGTCAGCACATCCATTCGTATTCCGGATGCAGGTGAGAATACAGAAGCACATGGACTTGAAATAGGAATAGCATTTACAAAGCAATGGTCATAGCCTTTGGCCGCAATTAGCTGTTCATCATTTGCTGCTATATCCTGTGCGATGGTTTTGAACTCTCTGAAGTCAAAAGCAGTGCCTTCAACAGGTAGGACAGCATTTGGAATCTGATGTTCATCTACAGCAAGATATTCACTGGAATTGATCTGTAAGTGATGATTAAGAATATCGCCATTACCTTCGCCATTGAGATTGAAGTATGTATGATTGGTGAGGTTGATAACAGTATCCTGGTCTGATTCTGCACGATACTTGATAATGATTTCATTCTCATCCGTCAAAGAATACGAGACAACAACACTCAGGTTGCCGGGAAAACCTTCTTCCCCGTCTTTCGAAACATAGTAAAATTCCACATATGACTCCTGATTCATTCTTCTGTCCCACACACGGCGATGAAATCCTTCTATTCCACCATGAAGTGAGTTGATCCCGTTATTCTGATCCAACGTATAAGAAGAACCGTTTATTTCAAATTTGCCATTGGCAATGCGATTAGCAAAACGGCCTGCTGTAACGCCGTGATACTGCTCGTCTGCTTCATAATATTTCTGAATTGAATCAAAACCCAGTGCAACGTCTCTTAGATTTCCTTTTTGATCCGGAACTAAAATGCTGACTATACGTGCTCCATAATCACTTAAAGCAACTTGCATTCCTCTGGCATTTTTCAGGATGAAGAGATGCGTGTTTTTGTCTTTAAGTTGACTTTCAAAATTTTTGGAGGAAGGTAGTTGATATATCATGATTATGGGTTCTAAAAAATTACTCTAATTTAAGTATTTTTATAGTGTAAACGAAACATTGATCAAGGTAGTTTATCCGGATTGACCCCAGATGATAGCATGAACGATTGTTCGTTATAGAAAGAATTCTTACCCTGTAAACACAAATAAAAATGCCTGTTCGTATCAATGTCGTCAATTCTCTGGAAGATTTTTGTAAGGATATACAGAATCTTATAACTGCAGGAGGATATCATCTTTACCTTATGAAAATAGCAAAAAGTAAAAGAGAGACTATCCGGCTCAATGAATCTATAGAGGATATATCCAGCCTGTTGAATAAAGACTATCACGCTTTTTATATTACTTCAGAAGTATACGATGAAGAGGGAAATTCCAGCTTCTTTGACGACGACTTTTTTCATTATGTGATCGAAGGGCTTGGTGGACGGTCAACAGATAGTGAAATAGAAAATATCAATTTGCGTATTGTTTCAAAGACACCTGATAAAAAAATAACGTCTTTGATGAACGCAATTGACAGGCTTTTGAAAAAGAGTGAAGTCTACGAAAGAGGAATTAATCCATCCTCCGGTAGTCTGTATAAAAATGCTTTTTATAAAAAAGAAATCGTTTTCAATAAAACCTGCTGGTTTGATTTTCAGCGAAAATTTCATCCTATACATTTCGGAGACTGATTTGTGTCCACAGAACTTTCATTGAAATAAAGTCATGTTCGGATTAAGGATTTGCACATCAGAGACTAAATATTTAAGTTTGTGTTAAAGCCGATTGTAAATGGATACATACAATAATCCGATTTTGGAGCAGTTACCCGCACATCTTAAGAAATATGTTGTGCCTCAGCAATACGAAAGATACACACCCGTGGACCAGGCTATCTGGCGCTATGTTATGCGTCAAAATTATGCTTATCTTAAAGATGTAGCCTATTACCCTTACATTCCCGGGCTAAAAAAGGCCGGATTGACAATTGAACATATTCCGGATTTGCAGGCAATGAATGACAGTTTGAAACAAATAGGCTGGGGAGCTGCTACGGTAGACGGATTCATTCCGCCATCGGCGTTTATGGAATTTCAGGCACATCGCGTATTGGTAATTGCTGCGGATATCCGTCAGCTTGAGCATATTGAGTATACACCGGCTCCTGATATTATCCACGAATCATCGGGCCATGCACCTATTATAGGTGAGCCTGAGTATGCAGAATACTTGCAGTATTTTGGTGAGATAGGGTCGAAGGCTATGTTTTCTGCTCAGGATTTTGCTTTATATGAAGCGATCAGAAGTCTTTCCATCATTAAAGAAAAGAATAGTGCAACAAGTCATGAAATAGAAGAGGCCGAATTACACCTGAAAAATGTTCAGGAGAATATGGGTGATCCTTCTGAAATGACTTTACTGAGCCGACTGCACTGGTGGACGGTTGAATATGGCCTTATCGGAACTCCTGATGTTCCGAAAATTTACGGTGCCGGTTTGTTATCTTCAATAGGAGAAAGTGCTTCGTGTATGCGTAAAGAAGTTCCAAAATTACCTTATAGTCTGGATGCATTGAATTACGCATATGATATAACTAAGCCTCAGCCACAATTATTTGTCACTCCGGATTTTTTGCATCTGAGAAATGTATTGGATGATTTTGCCAATACAATGGCTTTCCGGATCGGAGGGAAGGATAGTGTGGATAAAGCCATTGCCTGTCAGAATGTATGTACGGTTGTATATAGTTCAGGATTGCAGGTTTCTGGAATATTCCAAAAGGTAAGCGATGATGATACGTTGTTCTATATTAAATCTGCAGGGTCTACAGCACTATCTTGTCAAAATAAACAATTGAAGGGGCATGGCAAGAACTACCATCGGGAAGGATTTGGTTCTCCTGTAGGACTTTTGAAAGGGACTAATGTCGCCTTAGAAGATTTTACAGATGAGGAATTGGTGAAGTATGATATTGTTGAAGGAAAGGAAACTGTCCTTACTTTTGATTCCGGTATAGAAGTGAGAGGTTTGGTTCAGTCTGTTCTTCGTCAGAATGGGAAACTGATTTTGGTGTCTATGGCGCCGTGTCAGGTAGTTGAGATCGAGAGCTGTCAACTGTATTTTGATCCGGAATGGGGTATATATGATATGGCTGTAGGTAAAGAAATTGTATCGGTTTATTGCGGTGCCGCAGATAAAGATGCATTTGAACAGGAATCTACGGTGTCCCAGACAAAAACTGTTCATCAGGTATATGATGAACAGACATTAACTTTACATCAGATCTATGCCCGTATCAGAAAAGAAAGGGAAAGCAAATCCTCATCACAAACCTTAAAAGTTCTGTATGCCGAACTTTCAGTCCGCTATCCGGAAGACTGGTTAGGACTTTTAGAAATCCTGGAAATAGCAGTTAAAGAACAATGGGAAGATCTTGCTTCTTCAGTAGAGGAGACACTTCTGAAAATACAGGATAAACATGTTCATCTTATCAAATTAATCCATGACGGAATACGACTAGCAAAAAATGATCAGGTGGGTATACTACTGACGGAGTAACAGGATCTGCCAGGCTTTCTGAAGTTCTCCGCTGTCCAGTAATCTAGCTGCATGCGTATGTTGCTCCTTTTGGAATCTGACAGGATCATCTTTCCATCTTTCCAGATTGGACAGGATATCCTGATCGATTGAAGAGCTACCTTCCATGTGAGATTCCGGTATTACTTCGACATTTGCCAGCAAACCCAGATGATTGCCTGTGAGAACAGAAGAAAAACGTATGCTTTCCGGTAGCTGATCTATTCCGATTCCAAGGTTGCGCAGGGGCTTGGGAACCTTAAATAAACTTTCCTCTGTTACGCGACAGTACCAGTCACCACCCAATCTTGCAACCAGATCCAGTTTAGCCTGATCAACCTGATTGTTACTGTCTAATAAATCTTCGTGAATATGCATACATACAACTTCCGCCAGTACAAGATTCCCGGCTCCAGGCTCATCACTCAGTGCGATGATTTCTTTTACCTTACACTCCAGCTGTACAGGGGATTCAGCAACCCGTGGAGGTCTTACATGTGTGGATGGCAAAGCTGTAAAGCCGGATTTTTCAAATTCATTGATACCCTTTGCATATTCTGTACTGGCAAGTGATTGCTGCTGTACCATATCGTAGTTGACAATATTGACGACAACTTCATTTACTTCTTTTATATTTTCAAGTGTATGCTTGGTCGTTCCGTCCCGCATCCTTCTTAAAGGAGAAAAAATACAGACAGGAGGTTGGTGAGACATTAAATTGAAATAGCTGAAGGGGCTGAGGTTGACCTGACCTGCAGCATCTATTGTACTTGCAAAACAAATGGGACGTGGTGCAATGGCATATTTGATAAGGTTATCAAAAATAGCCTGTTGCTGGATGGGATCTATTACTTTAGTTTTGATATCGGACATATACTATTCAATTAATAATGAAAATATAAAGGCTTGTAAAAGAAGTTGTTTTAATATTTACTTGTGTGGTCAAGAACAACGGTATTCTCCAGCTGTCCCAGTCCGGTAACTTGCATGCTGATGTGATCTCCGGGCTGCAGCCACTGTACCTCATAATTCGGATCATTCCGTTTGCCCGTACCGTTGAGCTCCAGAAAACATCCCGTGCCAACAGTTCCTGATCCGATGAGATCTCCGGGGAAAACCTCGACTCCGTAAGAAACGCGCTCTATGATTTCTGCGAAGGTCCAGTTCATATCTGCCATATTACCTGCGGATACCTGTTTTCCGTTTACGGTACAGCTCATATGCAGGTTGTACGTATCTCCTGTATGTCCTTCAGGTGTTGCAACCTTATAAGACTCCAGTTCATCTTTTGTTACCATATAAGGGCCGATCATCGTCGCAAAATCTTTCCCTTTTGCCGGACCCAGGTTGAGTTTCATTTCTTCCATCTGAAGTTGTCGGGCGCTCAGATCATTCATAATCATATATCCTGCTATGTACTGATCCGCTTCAGATGCCGGAATATTCTTTCCCCTTTTATTCAGTACAATGGCAACTTCAAGTTCAAAGTCAAGTTGATCAAAATGTAAAGGCATACAAGATACACTGCCTGGCCCCAT
The Sphingobacterium spiritivorum genome window above contains:
- a CDS encoding aldose epimerase family protein gives rise to the protein MIYQLPSSKNFESQLKDKNTHLFILKNARGMQVALSDYGARIVSILVPDQKGNLRDVALGFDSIQKYYEADEQYHGVTAGRFANRIANGKFEINGSSYTLDQNNGINSLHGGIEGFHRRVWDRRMNQESYVEFYYVSKDGEEGFPGNLSVVVSYSLTDENEIIIKYRAESDQDTVINLTNHTYFNLNGEGNGDILNHHLQINSSEYLAVDEHQIPNAVLPVEGTAFDFREFKTIAQDIAANDEQLIAAKGYDHCFVNAIPISSPCASVFSPASGIRMDVLTTEPGVQLYTGNWMTGNDIGKSGHKYLPYAGLCLETQHYPDSPNQLQFPTTLLKKGEVFTSETHFKFSIQK
- the argH gene encoding argininosuccinate lyase codes for the protein MKIWQKNIDVDSLVETFTVGNDRVMDLQLAEADVLGSLAHTRMLNSIDLMSDEDLAVVQKELKNIYREIREGNFQIEDSVEDVHSQVEMLLTQRIGEAGKKIHSGRSRNDQVLVDLKLYFRSEIQSIVQNTTHFFDQLLTLSEQYKQVLIPGYTHLQIAMPSSFGLWFGAYAESLVDDMELMKAAWKVCNKNPLGSAAGYGSSFPLNRTLTTELLGFEDLNYNVVYAQMGRGKTERILAQGMSAIAATLAKFAMDVTLYINQNFGFISFPAHLTTGSSIMPHKKNPDVFELIRSRCNKIQALPNEIALMTTNLPSGYHRDLQLLKENLFPAFKSLNECLEIATYMLANISVKENVLDDPKYDYLFSVEVVNNEVLKGVPFREAYKNIGLAIEEGTFQPSKEVNHTHEGSIGNLCNDHIRRMFEQVKADFGFEKVDNALQALVK
- a CDS encoding fumarylacetoacetate hydrolase family protein; translated protein: MKLVTCEYDNKEQLGFLLDDLIYICSLTDSGLPVSMNDFLKGGEQCMQAMLQAVDLAKEGKFRNIALDKRTVRLLAPVPYPSTFRDAYAFRQHVSTSRRNRGLEMIPEFDKFPVFYFSNHRAIMGPGSVSCMPLHFDQLDFELEVAIVLNKRGKNIPASEADQYIAGYMIMNDLSARQLQMEEMKLNLGPAKGKDFATMIGPYMVTKDELESYKVATPEGHTGDTYNLHMSCTVNGKQVSAGNMADMNWTFAEIIERVSYGVEVFPGDLIGSGTVGTGCFLELNGTGKRNDPNYEVQWLQPGDHISMQVTGLGQLENTVVLDHTSKY
- a CDS encoding aromatic amino acid hydroxylase, translating into MDTYNNPILEQLPAHLKKYVVPQQYERYTPVDQAIWRYVMRQNYAYLKDVAYYPYIPGLKKAGLTIEHIPDLQAMNDSLKQIGWGAATVDGFIPPSAFMEFQAHRVLVIAADIRQLEHIEYTPAPDIIHESSGHAPIIGEPEYAEYLQYFGEIGSKAMFSAQDFALYEAIRSLSIIKEKNSATSHEIEEAELHLKNVQENMGDPSEMTLLSRLHWWTVEYGLIGTPDVPKIYGAGLLSSIGESASCMRKEVPKLPYSLDALNYAYDITKPQPQLFVTPDFLHLRNVLDDFANTMAFRIGGKDSVDKAIACQNVCTVVYSSGLQVSGIFQKVSDDDTLFYIKSAGSTALSCQNKQLKGHGKNYHREGFGSPVGLLKGTNVALEDFTDEELVKYDIVEGKETVLTFDSGIEVRGLVQSVLRQNGKLILVSMAPCQVVEIESCQLYFDPEWGIYDMAVGKEIVSVYCGAADKDAFEQESTVSQTKTVHQVYDEQTLTLHQIYARIRKERESKSSSQTLKVLYAELSVRYPEDWLGLLEILEIAVKEQWEDLASSVEETLLKIQDKHVHLIKLIHDGIRLAKNDQVGILLTE
- a CDS encoding flavin reductase family protein, with the translated sequence MSDIKTKVIDPIQQQAIFDNLIKYAIAPRPICFASTIDAAGQVNLSPFSYFNLMSHQPPVCIFSPLRRMRDGTTKHTLENIKEVNEVVVNIVNYDMVQQQSLASTEYAKGINEFEKSGFTALPSTHVRPPRVAESPVQLECKVKEIIALSDEPGAGNLVLAEVVCMHIHEDLLDSNNQVDQAKLDLVARLGGDWYCRVTEESLFKVPKPLRNLGIGIDQLPESIRFSSVLTGNHLGLLANVEVIPESHMEGSSSIDQDILSNLERWKDDPVRFQKEQHTHAARLLDSGELQKAWQILLLRQ